One window of the Atribacteraceae bacterium genome contains the following:
- a CDS encoding helical backbone metal receptor, with amino-acid sequence MRTLSILGFALAFCLLFTLSAGAALTLTDGWGRTVVFEHPAQRIVSLTPANTEIVYFLDLDPLLLGVTEYCNYPAEAREKERIGSLIDVDLERVVALQPDLILAGSLTTPEAVERLVSFGFPVFVLDPGTVTESLEAIDQVAQIAGIAEQGAARIRELADAIEYVTGWSKGIPEEQRPDVLHIIWHDPIWTVGGDTFVHQFIEMAGGRNLTADLTGYANLDLEELLRRNPSIITVDDDHGDEQSLPFLFVTTDPRLHPVRAVRDGRVYRVDSDIVSRPGPRVAEAVKLFARIFYPEEFGEAVWTEPE; translated from the coding sequence ATGCGTACACTGAGCATTCTTGGTTTCGCCCTCGCTTTTTGCCTGCTTTTCACCCTATCCGCCGGAGCGGCTTTGACTCTGACTGATGGGTGGGGTAGAACGGTTGTTTTCGAACATCCGGCCCAGCGGATCGTTTCGCTGACTCCGGCCAACACTGAGATCGTGTATTTTCTGGATCTCGACCCGCTTCTTTTAGGGGTGACTGAATACTGCAACTATCCCGCCGAAGCCCGGGAGAAAGAAAGGATCGGCTCCTTGATCGATGTCGATCTTGAACGGGTGGTCGCGCTGCAGCCTGACCTAATTCTGGCTGGTTCACTTACCACTCCCGAAGCGGTCGAGCGTCTGGTTTCATTCGGTTTTCCGGTGTTCGTGCTGGATCCCGGGACCGTTACGGAGAGCCTGGAGGCCATTGATCAGGTCGCGCAAATCGCCGGAATCGCGGAGCAGGGAGCGGCCAGGATCAGGGAACTAGCCGATGCGATTGAATATGTAACCGGCTGGAGCAAAGGGATACCGGAGGAGCAGCGCCCGGATGTTCTCCATATCATTTGGCACGATCCGATCTGGACGGTGGGAGGGGATACCTTCGTGCACCAGTTTATCGAAATGGCGGGAGGCCGGAATCTGACCGCCGACCTCACCGGGTACGCCAATCTGGATCTGGAAGAGCTCCTGCGGCGAAACCCTTCGATCATCACCGTCGACGACGACCATGGGGATGAACAAAGCCTTCCATTTCTTTTTGTGACCACCGATCCTCGCTTGCATCCAGTACGGGCGGTTCGGGATGGCCGGGTATACCGGGTCGATTCCGATATCGTTTCCCGCCCCGGGCCCCGGGTCGCCGAGGCGGTTAAGCTGTTTGCCCGGATCTTCTATCCGGAAGAATTCGGCGAAGCTGTCTGGACTGAGCCGGAATGA